A stretch of the Odontesthes bonariensis isolate fOdoBon6 chromosome 5, fOdoBon6.hap1, whole genome shotgun sequence genome encodes the following:
- the usp45 gene encoding ubiquitin carboxyl-terminal hydrolase 45 isoform X3 — protein sequence MRLKDPFSLKAADMTKRTNKPRKPRDEESSDEVSGLTCQHVNKAVDLSSVKKSVLSSVWLVCSDCLRERTMIDGEPAASSDILVCLKCGFQGCNQSGIQHAVKHQQAFHSESHCITISLSTWKAWCFECNEELSTHCNKKALAQTLDFLQKHSAKATPASPKTINLREEPSDYAGPPRGKSPGIHSTFVPVKGITNLGNTCFFNAVMQNLSQTHMLIDLVHEVKEKGYKLKISPSIEANLSPLTVALPGPEPLTAAMFLFLQSMKEPGKGPINPKILFNQLCQKAPRFKGYQQQDSQELLHYLLDSIRVEETKRVKGAILKAFNNPTEKTADEETKRQVKAYGKDGVKMNFVDRIFVGELTNTIMCEECEHISTVKEAFIDISLPIIEERMSKPSNPGRLGKGSREQDTHTAHTEQVLSVSHSANKNTRKLSGQKQLSRRSSSSVEERGAGCGAERPEEEGVGGGSARGVSVCKMAAAGSLSDGSERDSCAQDSSNDADSEASESEWAPRTSSHSHGHMSTPSSASTLTPSPTPVSSSSPSSSSSTRQCGAVEQLVTAVSKVNMGFTAGDASASTHCPPEEQGEAHARDNLHHQHRQGAFQALSHSYTPSSKECSIQSCLHQFTSVELLMGNNKLLCENCTERRQKQLRKSSSADKKVEKIYTSARKQMLISLLPPVITLHLKRFHQAGMNLRKVNRHVDFPLILDLAPFCSASCKSLAAGERVLYSLYGIVEHSGSMRGGHYTAYVKVRAPQRKSEQHHKNLSGAREASSSSQGQWVYVSDTTVQTVPESRVLGSQAYLLFFEEML from the exons ATGCGGCTAAAAGAccccttttctttgaaagccGCCGATATGACCAAGCGGACTAATAAACCGAGGAAACCTCGAGATGAGGAGTCATCAGATGAAGTCAGTG GACTGACATGCCAGCATGTGAATAAAGCAGTGGACCTGAGCTCAGTGAAGAAGTCGGTCCTCTCAAGTGTGTGGTTGGTTTGCTCTGACTGCCTGAGGGAGAGGACGATGATCGACGGCGAGCCAGCGGCATCCAGCGACATCCTGGTGTGCCTCAAGTGTGGTTTTCAA GGCTGTAACCAGTCAGGGATCCAACACGCTGTCAAGCATCAGCAGGCTTTCCATTCAGAGTCACACTGCATCACTATCAGCCTGAGCACGTGGAAGGCTTG GTGTTTTGAGTGCAACGAGGAGCTCTCTACTCACTGCAACAAGAAGGCTCTGGCTCAGACCCTCGATTTTCTACAAAAGCACTCTGCCAAGGCAACACCAG CATCTCCCAAGACCATAAATCTGCGAGAGGAACCATCAGATTACGCTGGCCCTCCCAGAGGAAAAAGTCCAGGCATCCATAGCACCTTTGTCCCCGTCAAGGGAATAACTAACCTAGGAAATACATGCTTTTTCAATGCTGTTATGCAG AACCTGTCCCAGACACACATGCTCATTGACCTCGTCCATGAAGTGAAGGAAAAAGGTTACAAGCTGAAGATCAGTCCATCCATCGAGGCAAATCTG AGTCCTCTGACAGTTGCGCTGCCTGGTCCAGAGCCTCTGACTGCGGCCATGTTCCTCTTCCTGCAAAGCATGAAAGAACCAGGGAAAGGCCCTATCAATCCAAAAATCCTCTTCAACCAGCTCTGCCAAAA AGCTCCACGCTTCAAGGGCTACCAACAACAAGACAGTCAAGAGCTTCTGCACTACTTACTGGACTCCATACGAGTAGAGGAAACTAAA AGGGTGAAAGGGGCTATTTTAAAGGCTTTCAACAATCCCACAGAGAAGACAGCGGATGAGGAGACCAAACGCCAAGTCAAAG CATACGGAAAAGACGGTGTGAAGATGAACTTTGTCGACCGCATCTTTGTCGGCGAGCTTACCAACACAATCATGTGCGAAGAGTGTGAGCAC ATCTCGACAGTTAAGGAAGCCTTCATAGATATCTCATTACCCATCATAGAGGAGAGG ATGTCAAAACCGTCGAACCCCGGCCGGctggggaagggcagccggGAGCAGGACACCCATACGGCCCACACCGAGCAGGTCCTTTCTGTCTCGCACTCTGCCAACAAAAACACCAGGAAGCTCAGCGGACAG AAACAGCTGAGCAGGAGGTCTTCCAGctctgtggaggagaggggAGCAGGCTGTGGTGCGGAGCGACCAGAGGAGGAAGGGGTAGGTGGAGGATCCGCCCGGGGTGTCTCAGTCTGTAAGATGGCGGCTGCTGGCAGCCTGTCAGACGGCAGTGAAAGAGACTCCTGCGCTCAGGACAGCAGCAATGACGCTGACAGCGAGGCCTCCGAGAGCGAGTGGGCCCCGCGCACCTCCAGCCACAGCCACGGACACATGTCCACGCCGTCTTCCGCCTCCACCCTCACTCCATCCCCTACGCCcgtttcctcctcctctccctcatcTTCATCCTCCACCAGGCAGTGTGGCGCTGTGGAGCAACTCGTTACTGCGGTTTCTAAAGTCAACATGGGCTTCACCGCCGGAGACGCCTCGGCCTCCACCCACTGCCCTCCAGAGGAGCAGGGAGAAGCACACGCCAGAGATAACCTCCATCACCAACACCGCCAGGGGGCCTTCCAGGCTCTGTCCCACAGCTACACCCCCAGCTCCAAAGAGTGCTCCATCCAGTCCTGCCTCCACCAATTCACCTCGGTGGAGCTGCTGATGGGCAACAACAAGCTGCTCTGTGAGAACTGCACCGAGCGCAGGCAGAAGCAGCTGCGCAAGAGCAGCTCAGCAG ATAAGAAAGTGGAGAAGATTTACACCAGTGCCAGGAAGCAGATGCTCATATCCTTGCTGCCGCCCGTCATCACGTTGCATCTGAAACGCTTCCACCAG GCAGGGATGAACCTACGGAAGGTGAATCGCCATGTTGACTTTCCTCTGATCCTGGATCTGGCTCCATTCTGCTCTGCATCTTGCAAG AGCCTGGCAGCCGGTGAGCGTGTCCTGTACAGCCTTTATGGGATTGTCGAACACAGTGGCTCAATGCGCGGGGGGCACTATACCGCTTATGTTAAAGTGCGTGCGCCCCAGAGGAAGTCAGAGCAGCACCACAAGAACCTTTCAG GTGCAAGAGAAGCCAGCAGCAGCTCCCAGGGCCAGTGGGTGTACGTCAGTGATACCACTGTTCAGACGGTACCAGAGTCGAGGGTACTCGGCTCTCAGGCATACTTGCTCTTCTTCGAAGAAATGCTGTAA
- the usp45 gene encoding ubiquitin carboxyl-terminal hydrolase 45 isoform X1 → MRLKDPFSLKAADMTKRTNKPRKPRDEESSDEVSGLTCQHVNKAVDLSSVKKSVLSSVWLVCSDCLRERTMIDGEPAASSDILVCLKCGFQGCNQSGIQHAVKHQQAFHSESHCITISLSTWKAWCFECNEELSTHCNKKALAQTLDFLQKHSAKATPAAKLTSTLDLRPATIPAAASSLTSVSSNLKRNFKSASPKTINLREEPSDYAGPPRGKSPGIHSTFVPVKGITNLGNTCFFNAVMQNLSQTHMLIDLVHEVKEKGYKLKISPSIEANLSPLTVALPGPEPLTAAMFLFLQSMKEPGKGPINPKILFNQLCQKAPRFKGYQQQDSQELLHYLLDSIRVEETKRVKGAILKAFNNPTEKTADEETKRQVKAYGKDGVKMNFVDRIFVGELTNTIMCEECEHISTVKEAFIDISLPIIEERMSKPSNPGRLGKGSREQDTHTAHTEQVLSVSHSANKNTRKLSGQKQLSRRSSSSVEERGAGCGAERPEEEGVGGGSARGVSVCKMAAAGSLSDGSERDSCAQDSSNDADSEASESEWAPRTSSHSHGHMSTPSSASTLTPSPTPVSSSSPSSSSSTRQCGAVEQLVTAVSKVNMGFTAGDASASTHCPPEEQGEAHARDNLHHQHRQGAFQALSHSYTPSSKECSIQSCLHQFTSVELLMGNNKLLCENCTERRQKQLRKSSSADKKVEKIYTSARKQMLISLLPPVITLHLKRFHQAGMNLRKVNRHVDFPLILDLAPFCSASCKSLAAGERVLYSLYGIVEHSGSMRGGHYTAYVKVRAPQRKSEQHHKNLSGAREASSSSQGQWVYVSDTTVQTVPESRVLGSQAYLLFFEEML, encoded by the exons ATGCGGCTAAAAGAccccttttctttgaaagccGCCGATATGACCAAGCGGACTAATAAACCGAGGAAACCTCGAGATGAGGAGTCATCAGATGAAGTCAGTG GACTGACATGCCAGCATGTGAATAAAGCAGTGGACCTGAGCTCAGTGAAGAAGTCGGTCCTCTCAAGTGTGTGGTTGGTTTGCTCTGACTGCCTGAGGGAGAGGACGATGATCGACGGCGAGCCAGCGGCATCCAGCGACATCCTGGTGTGCCTCAAGTGTGGTTTTCAA GGCTGTAACCAGTCAGGGATCCAACACGCTGTCAAGCATCAGCAGGCTTTCCATTCAGAGTCACACTGCATCACTATCAGCCTGAGCACGTGGAAGGCTTG GTGTTTTGAGTGCAACGAGGAGCTCTCTACTCACTGCAACAAGAAGGCTCTGGCTCAGACCCTCGATTTTCTACAAAAGCACTCTGCCAAGGCAACACCAG ctgcaAAGCTGACTTCCACTCTAGACCTCAGACCAGCCACCATCCCAGCTGCTGCTTCAAGCTTGACTTCAGTCTCAAGTAACCTCAAAAGAAATTTCAAATCAG CATCTCCCAAGACCATAAATCTGCGAGAGGAACCATCAGATTACGCTGGCCCTCCCAGAGGAAAAAGTCCAGGCATCCATAGCACCTTTGTCCCCGTCAAGGGAATAACTAACCTAGGAAATACATGCTTTTTCAATGCTGTTATGCAG AACCTGTCCCAGACACACATGCTCATTGACCTCGTCCATGAAGTGAAGGAAAAAGGTTACAAGCTGAAGATCAGTCCATCCATCGAGGCAAATCTG AGTCCTCTGACAGTTGCGCTGCCTGGTCCAGAGCCTCTGACTGCGGCCATGTTCCTCTTCCTGCAAAGCATGAAAGAACCAGGGAAAGGCCCTATCAATCCAAAAATCCTCTTCAACCAGCTCTGCCAAAA AGCTCCACGCTTCAAGGGCTACCAACAACAAGACAGTCAAGAGCTTCTGCACTACTTACTGGACTCCATACGAGTAGAGGAAACTAAA AGGGTGAAAGGGGCTATTTTAAAGGCTTTCAACAATCCCACAGAGAAGACAGCGGATGAGGAGACCAAACGCCAAGTCAAAG CATACGGAAAAGACGGTGTGAAGATGAACTTTGTCGACCGCATCTTTGTCGGCGAGCTTACCAACACAATCATGTGCGAAGAGTGTGAGCAC ATCTCGACAGTTAAGGAAGCCTTCATAGATATCTCATTACCCATCATAGAGGAGAGG ATGTCAAAACCGTCGAACCCCGGCCGGctggggaagggcagccggGAGCAGGACACCCATACGGCCCACACCGAGCAGGTCCTTTCTGTCTCGCACTCTGCCAACAAAAACACCAGGAAGCTCAGCGGACAG AAACAGCTGAGCAGGAGGTCTTCCAGctctgtggaggagaggggAGCAGGCTGTGGTGCGGAGCGACCAGAGGAGGAAGGGGTAGGTGGAGGATCCGCCCGGGGTGTCTCAGTCTGTAAGATGGCGGCTGCTGGCAGCCTGTCAGACGGCAGTGAAAGAGACTCCTGCGCTCAGGACAGCAGCAATGACGCTGACAGCGAGGCCTCCGAGAGCGAGTGGGCCCCGCGCACCTCCAGCCACAGCCACGGACACATGTCCACGCCGTCTTCCGCCTCCACCCTCACTCCATCCCCTACGCCcgtttcctcctcctctccctcatcTTCATCCTCCACCAGGCAGTGTGGCGCTGTGGAGCAACTCGTTACTGCGGTTTCTAAAGTCAACATGGGCTTCACCGCCGGAGACGCCTCGGCCTCCACCCACTGCCCTCCAGAGGAGCAGGGAGAAGCACACGCCAGAGATAACCTCCATCACCAACACCGCCAGGGGGCCTTCCAGGCTCTGTCCCACAGCTACACCCCCAGCTCCAAAGAGTGCTCCATCCAGTCCTGCCTCCACCAATTCACCTCGGTGGAGCTGCTGATGGGCAACAACAAGCTGCTCTGTGAGAACTGCACCGAGCGCAGGCAGAAGCAGCTGCGCAAGAGCAGCTCAGCAG ATAAGAAAGTGGAGAAGATTTACACCAGTGCCAGGAAGCAGATGCTCATATCCTTGCTGCCGCCCGTCATCACGTTGCATCTGAAACGCTTCCACCAG GCAGGGATGAACCTACGGAAGGTGAATCGCCATGTTGACTTTCCTCTGATCCTGGATCTGGCTCCATTCTGCTCTGCATCTTGCAAG AGCCTGGCAGCCGGTGAGCGTGTCCTGTACAGCCTTTATGGGATTGTCGAACACAGTGGCTCAATGCGCGGGGGGCACTATACCGCTTATGTTAAAGTGCGTGCGCCCCAGAGGAAGTCAGAGCAGCACCACAAGAACCTTTCAG GTGCAAGAGAAGCCAGCAGCAGCTCCCAGGGCCAGTGGGTGTACGTCAGTGATACCACTGTTCAGACGGTACCAGAGTCGAGGGTACTCGGCTCTCAGGCATACTTGCTCTTCTTCGAAGAAATGCTGTAA
- the usp45 gene encoding ubiquitin carboxyl-terminal hydrolase 45 isoform X2, which produces MRLKDPFSLKAADMTKRTNKPRKPRDEESSDEVSGLTCQHVNKAVDLSSVKKSVLSSVWLVCSDCLRERTMIDGEPAASSDILVCLKCGFQGCNQSGIQHAVKHQQAFHSESHCITISLSTWKAWCFECNEELSTHCNKKALAQTLDFLQKHSAKATPAASPKTINLREEPSDYAGPPRGKSPGIHSTFVPVKGITNLGNTCFFNAVMQNLSQTHMLIDLVHEVKEKGYKLKISPSIEANLSPLTVALPGPEPLTAAMFLFLQSMKEPGKGPINPKILFNQLCQKAPRFKGYQQQDSQELLHYLLDSIRVEETKRVKGAILKAFNNPTEKTADEETKRQVKAYGKDGVKMNFVDRIFVGELTNTIMCEECEHISTVKEAFIDISLPIIEERMSKPSNPGRLGKGSREQDTHTAHTEQVLSVSHSANKNTRKLSGQKQLSRRSSSSVEERGAGCGAERPEEEGVGGGSARGVSVCKMAAAGSLSDGSERDSCAQDSSNDADSEASESEWAPRTSSHSHGHMSTPSSASTLTPSPTPVSSSSPSSSSSTRQCGAVEQLVTAVSKVNMGFTAGDASASTHCPPEEQGEAHARDNLHHQHRQGAFQALSHSYTPSSKECSIQSCLHQFTSVELLMGNNKLLCENCTERRQKQLRKSSSADKKVEKIYTSARKQMLISLLPPVITLHLKRFHQAGMNLRKVNRHVDFPLILDLAPFCSASCKSLAAGERVLYSLYGIVEHSGSMRGGHYTAYVKVRAPQRKSEQHHKNLSGAREASSSSQGQWVYVSDTTVQTVPESRVLGSQAYLLFFEEML; this is translated from the exons ATGCGGCTAAAAGAccccttttctttgaaagccGCCGATATGACCAAGCGGACTAATAAACCGAGGAAACCTCGAGATGAGGAGTCATCAGATGAAGTCAGTG GACTGACATGCCAGCATGTGAATAAAGCAGTGGACCTGAGCTCAGTGAAGAAGTCGGTCCTCTCAAGTGTGTGGTTGGTTTGCTCTGACTGCCTGAGGGAGAGGACGATGATCGACGGCGAGCCAGCGGCATCCAGCGACATCCTGGTGTGCCTCAAGTGTGGTTTTCAA GGCTGTAACCAGTCAGGGATCCAACACGCTGTCAAGCATCAGCAGGCTTTCCATTCAGAGTCACACTGCATCACTATCAGCCTGAGCACGTGGAAGGCTTG GTGTTTTGAGTGCAACGAGGAGCTCTCTACTCACTGCAACAAGAAGGCTCTGGCTCAGACCCTCGATTTTCTACAAAAGCACTCTGCCAAGGCAACACCAG caGCATCTCCCAAGACCATAAATCTGCGAGAGGAACCATCAGATTACGCTGGCCCTCCCAGAGGAAAAAGTCCAGGCATCCATAGCACCTTTGTCCCCGTCAAGGGAATAACTAACCTAGGAAATACATGCTTTTTCAATGCTGTTATGCAG AACCTGTCCCAGACACACATGCTCATTGACCTCGTCCATGAAGTGAAGGAAAAAGGTTACAAGCTGAAGATCAGTCCATCCATCGAGGCAAATCTG AGTCCTCTGACAGTTGCGCTGCCTGGTCCAGAGCCTCTGACTGCGGCCATGTTCCTCTTCCTGCAAAGCATGAAAGAACCAGGGAAAGGCCCTATCAATCCAAAAATCCTCTTCAACCAGCTCTGCCAAAA AGCTCCACGCTTCAAGGGCTACCAACAACAAGACAGTCAAGAGCTTCTGCACTACTTACTGGACTCCATACGAGTAGAGGAAACTAAA AGGGTGAAAGGGGCTATTTTAAAGGCTTTCAACAATCCCACAGAGAAGACAGCGGATGAGGAGACCAAACGCCAAGTCAAAG CATACGGAAAAGACGGTGTGAAGATGAACTTTGTCGACCGCATCTTTGTCGGCGAGCTTACCAACACAATCATGTGCGAAGAGTGTGAGCAC ATCTCGACAGTTAAGGAAGCCTTCATAGATATCTCATTACCCATCATAGAGGAGAGG ATGTCAAAACCGTCGAACCCCGGCCGGctggggaagggcagccggGAGCAGGACACCCATACGGCCCACACCGAGCAGGTCCTTTCTGTCTCGCACTCTGCCAACAAAAACACCAGGAAGCTCAGCGGACAG AAACAGCTGAGCAGGAGGTCTTCCAGctctgtggaggagaggggAGCAGGCTGTGGTGCGGAGCGACCAGAGGAGGAAGGGGTAGGTGGAGGATCCGCCCGGGGTGTCTCAGTCTGTAAGATGGCGGCTGCTGGCAGCCTGTCAGACGGCAGTGAAAGAGACTCCTGCGCTCAGGACAGCAGCAATGACGCTGACAGCGAGGCCTCCGAGAGCGAGTGGGCCCCGCGCACCTCCAGCCACAGCCACGGACACATGTCCACGCCGTCTTCCGCCTCCACCCTCACTCCATCCCCTACGCCcgtttcctcctcctctccctcatcTTCATCCTCCACCAGGCAGTGTGGCGCTGTGGAGCAACTCGTTACTGCGGTTTCTAAAGTCAACATGGGCTTCACCGCCGGAGACGCCTCGGCCTCCACCCACTGCCCTCCAGAGGAGCAGGGAGAAGCACACGCCAGAGATAACCTCCATCACCAACACCGCCAGGGGGCCTTCCAGGCTCTGTCCCACAGCTACACCCCCAGCTCCAAAGAGTGCTCCATCCAGTCCTGCCTCCACCAATTCACCTCGGTGGAGCTGCTGATGGGCAACAACAAGCTGCTCTGTGAGAACTGCACCGAGCGCAGGCAGAAGCAGCTGCGCAAGAGCAGCTCAGCAG ATAAGAAAGTGGAGAAGATTTACACCAGTGCCAGGAAGCAGATGCTCATATCCTTGCTGCCGCCCGTCATCACGTTGCATCTGAAACGCTTCCACCAG GCAGGGATGAACCTACGGAAGGTGAATCGCCATGTTGACTTTCCTCTGATCCTGGATCTGGCTCCATTCTGCTCTGCATCTTGCAAG AGCCTGGCAGCCGGTGAGCGTGTCCTGTACAGCCTTTATGGGATTGTCGAACACAGTGGCTCAATGCGCGGGGGGCACTATACCGCTTATGTTAAAGTGCGTGCGCCCCAGAGGAAGTCAGAGCAGCACCACAAGAACCTTTCAG GTGCAAGAGAAGCCAGCAGCAGCTCCCAGGGCCAGTGGGTGTACGTCAGTGATACCACTGTTCAGACGGTACCAGAGTCGAGGGTACTCGGCTCTCAGGCATACTTGCTCTTCTTCGAAGAAATGCTGTAA